The genomic window TTCCAGTAGAGTCGGCACTGTATTTCAATTCTGGTTTTATGTTGATAAATGTAGAAGCGTGGTTAAAAAAGGAGATTACGTTCAGAGTGCTGAATTTCATTGAAAATCATCCTGAAAAACTGAGGTTTCATGACCAGGATGCGTTAAATGCAGTATTATGTGAACAATGGCTGCAGCTTCACCCTAGATGGAACGCTCAAAGCTATATTATGGAAGGTTCGAAGAAGCATCCGTTACCTGAAGGTGAAAAGGAATATGAGGAAACGCGTAGAGAGCCTAGTATTATCCACTATTCCGGTCATGTTAAACCATGGCATGCAGAATTTGATTCACCAACATTGAAGTATTATGAAACGTATTATGGGTTGACTGCATTTCCGGCACATAAGCAATTTCTTGTAAAAGCCTATGATTACCCCAAAATGATTCGAAATAAAGTGGAATAACTGATAGAGAACAGCGGTCAAAGAAAAATGATCGCTGTTTTCTGTGTGATAGCTATTTGTTTTACGTCCCTATCCTTGTTAATTTCCGAAGAATAGTCAGCTACAGGCTTTTTATGTGCTAGAATAGAGTTGATGCTATTTTAGGAGAAGTGAAGAATGTTTGGATTTAAAATTGGACTTAGAACAATAAAGACAGGGATCAGTGTGTTTCTTTGTATTTTAATCAGCTTACTACTTCGTCGGGAAACGTATGTCGTTTCAGCGATTACGGCTGTTTTTACATTGAGAGAAGACATGGTCAATACGCTGACCTTTGGGAAACATCGAGTCGCGGGTAATTCGATTGGTGCGCTTACCTCGGTTTTGGTGATTTTTTTGTTTGAGCTGTTTGGGGACTCAGGTATAGTACAGCTGATTGCCGTGCCATTGGTTATTGTTGCGATGATTACAGTATTAGTAAGATTCAGGTTTCAAGAGGGGATCGTTGGGGCAACAGCAACGCTTTTGACGATCGTTTTTATGATTCCGGAAGATTCGTCCTATGTTTATGCGTTGAATCGAGTAGTCGATAGCTTCATTGGTATGGGGGTGGCAATTGGTGTGAACTATTTGCTTCCATCAAAAATGGAAACAATACTTGCGACTGTTCAACAGAAGCTTAGTGGAGAAGATCAACAGGAATTGGATTGACTTGTTTAGCACGTTCTTTTCAATTGATCACTCTTCTGATAAAGAAGTGATTAGTTGAACCCGGACTTCTTTCTTTTATTGAGATGCTTTACTTTCAGTTGGAATGAAAGTAGAATAGGCAAAAAGCACATAGATAGCTCTTATTTTTTGAAACAGGGCATTTTCTTAGAAAAGCTTAATGATAAAGTCTTGAAAATTGCTGAAAAAAAGTGCATTATAGAAATAATGATAAAGAGAGCTATGTAAACCCTGTTAACTGATTTTTAGTAAGAATCTGAATCTTATTTAACAGGAGTTATATAATTGAAAGGAAGTCATCATGGCAGATCGCGGATTACTAATAGTATTGTCAGGTCCTTCTGGCGTTGGTAAAGGCACGGTTCGAAAAGCGATTTTCGAAAGTGAAGAGCACGATTTTCAATATTCTGTTTCTATGACCACTCGAGCAAAGCGCGAAGGTGAAATAGAGGGTGTAGATTACTATTTCCGAACACGGGAAGAATTTGAAGCAATGATCGAAGCAGGAGAAATGTTGGAGTACGCGGAATATGTAGGCAATTACTATGGCACACCGCTGTCTTATGTAAATCAAACCTTGGATGAAGGCAAAGATGTTTTTCTGGAGATCGAGGTGCAAGGCGCACAGCAAGTCAAAGACAAAGTGCCCGATGGGGTGTTTATCTTTTTGACGCCACCAGACCTTTCAGAATTAAAATCCCGCATTGTTAATCGAGGAACAGATGATATGGCTGTCATCGATAAGCGGATGCAGGTCGCAAGAGAAGAAATCGAGATGATGGCTCTTTATGATTATGCTGTGGTGAACGATGAAGTTCCTCTAGCTGTTGATCGAATCAAAAAAATCATAACAAGTGAACACTTTCGTGTAGATCGCGTGATTGGAAAATATATTAAAATGTTGAAGGAGATGTAGCCTTATGATGCTAAAACCATCTATTGACTCATTATTAAAAGAAGTACCATCAAAATACTCATTGGTTATCCTGGCGAGTAAACGCGCACATGAATTAGAAGCTGGCGCACAGCCAATGCTGGAAGGTTTTGAATCTGTAAAAAGCGTAGGACAGGCATTGGAGGAAATTGATGCGGCATTAGTTATCAATGATCCAAACCCTGAGGAAAAGCGTGAGCGTCTGCGTATGGCGAAAGAAGAACAACGCATGATCAAGGATCAGGAAAAAAAAGAGCTTGAAGATCGTATTCGCGAAGAAAGCAAACTGTAATTGATAGAAGAGAGTGGGGCAGAAGTCAGTTCGATGGCAGCTCCATTCTCTTTTTTAGCGAGTAAGGAAGGAAAAAGATGATGGAGAGTTAGTGGGAACTAAAACAAGGCAGTGTCTAGCGATCCTCTAATGAGGTGGTTACAGGTGCATGCTTCGATTCTCAGCACGTGGAAAATCGCTGTCACAACTTTGTGAACAAGACAAACGCGGGATTCTTTAGTACAATAAGCAAAGAGATTTTCAGTACATAACCAAGAAAGGATGAAGGATCGATATGAAAAAAGTTGCACAAGTGATCGTAGATGTACCGGCAATGCAGACAGATCAGCCGTTTACATATTTGATTCCTTCTATATTAACGGATCAAATTGCTGTTGGGATGCGAGTGGAGGTGCCTTTTGGTAAGTCAGGCCGTCGTGTTCAAGGTTTTATCACAGCGATCGATCAATTGGATCAGCAAGGACTTGAAGCTGCTGAGTATGAATGGAAAGAAATTGTTTCAGTGTTGGATTTAAAGCCTGTATTAAATGAGGAAATGCTGGCACTGGCTGATTATATGAAAGAAAAGACCTTTGCCTTTAAAATTACATGTTTACAGACGATGTTGCCAAGTGTGATGCGTGCCGCTTACCATAAGTATATTTTTCTGACAGATGAGATAGAGGAGGCACTTCAAGACGAATTATTTTCCGGACTTGATGAGATTTCCTGGGAGGAAGCTGAAGCACGGGACCTTCTTCCTCAGTTGATGAAGCTGCGAGCACAGCATAAAGTCGATATCCGTTACGAGGTTCAGACGAAGAACAAGGTAAAGGTGACTCGGTACATCCAACCTGCACTGGCTTTTGAGCGATTGGAAGAAGAAAAAGAGGCGTTACGCAAAGGCTCGAAAAAGAAAGGGGAGTTGTTACATGTTCTTCAAGTGCTAGGGGTGGAGCAGCAGGCTTCTGTGAAGGAAATGAAGGAAAAAGGTTTTAGTACAGCAGTTCTTAATGATGCTGAGAAAAAGGGTTGGTTGTGCTACATAGAGAAAGAGACATATAGAGACCCATTTGCAAATCAACATTTTGAAAAAACAGTTCCTTTTGCCTTGAATGATGAGCAACAAACAGCAGTCAGCAGTATTCTTCACTCGATGGAAACAAGGTCTCCAGACACCTACCTTCTTGAAGGAATCACAGGAAGTGGAAAGACAGAAGTGTATCTGCAGGCCATTGCAGAAGGACTACGGCAGAAGAAAACAGCCATTATGCTCGTTCCTGAAATTTCTCTGACACCGCAGATGGTGCAACGGTTTAAAAGCCGTTTTGGGGATCAGGTCGCTGTGTTGCACAGTGGCTTATCTCATGGTGAAAAATATGATGAGTGGCGCAAGATCGAGCGCGGCGAAGCTCAAGTGGTCGTCGGTGCGCGTTCAGCGATATTTGCTCCGTTAGATAATTTGGGCGTCATCATCATTGACGAGGAGCATGAAGCGAGTTATAAGCAGGAAGAGACGCCACGTTATCATTCGAGAGATCTAGCGATTTGGCGTGGCAGCTATCATGGTTGTCCTGTTGTTCTAGGAAGTGCGACACCGTCGCTAGAGTCCAGAGCACGAGCGCAGAAAAAGGTCTACCAACATTTGTTGTTAACTCAGCGAGCAAACAGCGCAGCATCGCTTCCACAGATTGATGTAGTTGATATGCGTGAAGAGGTTCAACGTAAAAATGCTTCGACCTTTTCTACGACTCTTCAAGAAAAGCTGATTGAGCGAATGGCTCGTAAAGAACAAAGTGTTCTGCTACTGAACCGTAGAGGGTATTCTTCTTTTGTAATGTGTCGAGATTGCGGGTATGTATTGCCTTGTCCAAACTGTGATATCTCACTAACGCTTCATATGGATACCAAAACAATGAAATGTCACTACTGTGGACATGAAGAAGGAATTCCTCACCGTTGTCCCAATTGTAATAGTGACAAAATTCGTTATTACGGCACAGGGACTCAAAAAGTAGAGGAAGAGTTGAAGACGCTATTTCCTGAAAGCAGAGTATTACGGATGGACGTTGATACGACACGTCGTAAGGGTGCGCATGAACGAATCTTGTCTGCATTTGAGAATCAAGAAGCCGATATTCTTTTGGGTACACAGATGATTGCAAAAGGGTTAGATTTTCCTAACGTAACATTGGTAGGTGTGTTGAATGCGGACACGGCATTGAATTTGCCAGATTTTCGTTCCAGTGAGCGCACATTTCAACTGTTGACCCAAGTCAGTGGGCGAGCCGGCCGAGCTGAAAAACCAGGCGAGGTCGTGATTCAATCCTTTAATCCAGAGCACTATGCGATACAGCTGGCGAAAGGGCAACAATACGAAGCATTTTACCAGAAAGAAATGCAGATACGGCATCGAGGAGATTATCCACCATTTTATTTTACCGTTCAAATAACTGCCAGCCATCCTGAAGAAAACGTGGCTGCGAAACAGATGTTTGTGATCATGAAGGAGCTGCAACAGGGATTGTCTGACCAAAGTATTTTATTAGGGCCGACACCCAATGCAATCATGCGGATCAAAAATCGGTATTACTATCAAATGATCATCAAATATAAACAAGAACCACAGCTGCAAAGCCTGTTGAAGAAAATCTTATCGGATACCCAAGCAGCCACAGCGAAAGGGCTAAAAGTATCGATCGATGCAGAACCGATGAATTTCATTTGATTCAAATAGAATAGAAAATAAGAATGCAAAAATTCTTGGTACTATAATTTGAGAAGCACAGAGGTCGAATGGTCTTCTAGTATTCTGATGAAGGAACTATTAGAAAAAAATTGTGCCTACGGTTCTCATTGCACTGCGATCCTCGCCACAAAGCATTAAGCCTAGATCGCTTGGATATCGGACCACCAAAATAAAAGAACTAGTCAATGACTTGAGTAGTTCTAACACTAAACAATAAAGAAGTACCATTATTCTGTTGAAGGAACTATTAGAAAAAAATTGTGCCTACGGTTCTTATTGTATTGCGATCCTCGTCACAAAGCATTAAGCCTAGATCGCTTGGATATCGGACCACCAAAATAAAAGAACTGGTCAATGACTTGGGCAGTTCTCACATTAACTAATAAAGGAGTTTTACATGCGTTATCCAATTGTGCTTTACCCTGATGATAAGTTGACTGTCAAAGCGAAAGAGGTCACGTTGATTACAGACGAGATCGTCCGTTTGCTGGACGATATGTATGAAACAATGACTGCCCACGATGGCATCGGTATTGCTGCACCTCAAATAGGCAAGAACTTGCAGCTAGCAGTTGTTGAGATAGATGAGGAGACAGGTCTTTTCGAGTTGATCAATCCTGAAATCATTGAAAAAAAAGGAACAGACATTGATGTTGAGGGCTGCCTTAGTATCCCGAACAAATTTGGAACAGTGAAAAGAGCGGATGAAGTAACGGTTCGCTATTTTGATCGAGAAGGCGAAGAGATTGAAGTAACCGCCTATGGTTATTTGGCTCGTGCATTTCAGCATGAAATCGATCATTTAAATGGAGAATTATTTATTGATAAAATGCTTGAGGAGATTGCACCAGAAGACTTAGACTCATATATGGAGGGAAAGCTAAATGACTAAGATTGTTTTTATGGGAACGCCAGCATTTTCTGTTCCAGTGTTGGACGGATTAATCGAAGCTGGCTATGATATACAAGCTGTGGTGACGCAACCAGATCGTCCGGTCGGAAGAAAAAGAGTGCTTACAGCTCCTCCGGTAAAGGAAGCAGCAGTGAGACATGGATTACTAGTTTTACAGCCGGAAAAAATATCCGGATCAGAGGGGATGGAAAAAGTCATTGCGTTGGCGCCTGACCTTATTGTGACAGCAGCCTTTGGGCAATTCTTACCGGAACGTTTGTTGCAAGCACCAAAAATGGGCGCAGTCAATGTTCATGCATCTTTATTACCGAAATATCGTGGTGGTGCACCTGTGCATTATGCAATCATCAACGGCGAGAAAGAAGCCGGCGTAACGATTATGGAAATGATTAAGAAAATGGACGCTGGGGGTATTTTCTCGCAACGCAGCATTCCGATTACAACAAAAGATGATGTAGGAACGATGTTTGACAAGCTGAGTGTGGTTGGAAAAGAATTGTTGCTAGACACATTGCCGGCTATTCTATCCGGTGAGCTGAAGCCTACCCCTCAAGATGAAGACAAAGTGACTTTTTCTCCTAACATTAGTCGAGAACAGGAACAAATCAATTGGCAGAAAACAGCGGAACAAATCGACTGTCAGGTCAGAGGGATGCGTCCGTGGCCGACAGCCTTTACGACCTATCAAGGGACAAACTGGAAAATTTGGGAAACAGAACCTATTGATGAAGTAACCGATGCGCAGCCTGGGACGATCATCAAGCGTACAAAAAAGGAATTGTGGATTGCCTGTGGTGAAGGAACTGTTCTTTCTGTGAAAAGCTTGCAGCCTTCCGGTAAAGGCCGACTGGCTGTACAGGAATTTCTAAATGGTTCCGGTCAAGCAGTACAGGAAGCAGATAAGGTGGGCTAGCATGGGAAAACGAGTATCAGCAAGAATCAGAAAGTCTGTGCGCTATACGGCGATGCAGACGATTGAGCGAATTGATAAGGGTGGCGCGTATTCGAATCTACTATTGAGTGAGATGATTGAAAAATCGAACTTATCGGATCAAGACAGCCGATTGTTTACAGAATTAGTTTATGGAACGGTCAGCAGAAAGTTGTTGTTAGAGTATTTTTTGACGCCTTTTATCAAGAAGCCGCAAAAGGTGGATAGCTGGGTCAAAAATTTATTGATTTTATCCCTCTATCAATCCCTTTATTTAGATAAAATTCCTGACCATGCCATCATCAATGAAGCCGTGGAAATCGCAAAGCAAAGAGGAAATATCGGTGCAAGCAAATTTGTTAATGGTGTATTAAGGAGCATTCAAAGAGAAGGAGTTCCTTCCCTTGATGCAATCAAAGATCCGTTAGAACGATTGTCAGTAGAAATCAGTATGCCGTTGTGGCTGACGCAAAAATTAGTTGACCAAATCGGGATGGTTGAAACGCAGAAACTAGGTCTGTCATTGTTTGAGCGGAGTCATGCGAGTGCGCGAGTAGATGCTCGTTATGTCAATCGTTCCGAAGCAATCGAACAATTAGCCGATGAAGAAATCGAAGCGGAAGCAAGTCGTATTTCGCCTTATGGTGTGATTGCTAAAAAAGGATTTATTGCAGGCAGTACATTATTCAAAGAGGGACGCATTACGGTTCAGGATGAGAGTTCGATGCTCGTTGCTCCGGCAATGCAGATCGAGAAACAGCACAAGGTTTTAGATGCCTGTGCAGCACCGGGCGGAAAAACGACCCACATTGCGACATTTTTGGATGAAGCAGCAGGAGGCTTAGTTACAGCCTTAGATATCCATCAGCACAAGGTAAAACTGATCGAGGAAAATGCGACGAGACTGCGTGTTGAAGCCGTGGTTGCTGCAGAAAAAATGGACGCACGAGCAGCGAAAGACAATTTTTCTCCGGATAGCTTCGATCGTGTGTTAGTCGATGCTCCTTGTTCAGGATTAGGATTAATGAGACGAAAACCGGATATTAAATACCATAAATCTGCAAAAGATTTTGACCAATTACCGAAAATTCAGTTGGAAATCCTTGAAAGTACTGCACAAACGCTGAAACAATGGGGTATAATGGTCTATAGCACATGTACAATCACAAAAGAAGAGAATCAGGAGGTTGTTGCGGCTTTTCTGGCAAAACATCCTGAATTCAAAAAAATCGATGTAGCGGTCAATGAGATTCTTGATTCGTCGATTGAAGAGCAGATGCTGACAATCTATCCGCATCAATTCTTAACAGACGGATTCTTTATTTGCTGCATGCAGAAAGTTTCTTAAATGAGGTGAAACAAGTGGAAATCAATTTTCAAACAGATGTTGGGCGTAAAAGAAATACGAACCAAGACTATGCAGGAGTATTCAAAAATAAAGTGGGGATATCATTAGCTATCCTGGCAGACGGTATGGGTGGACATCTTGCCGGTGATATCGCAAGTCAGATGGCTGTGAATCATATTGGTGAGCGGTGGACAAACAGTGATATCGTGTCTGCTGATAAAGCTGCGCAATGGCTGATACAAGCAATTCAGTCAGAAAACGAAGTGATTTATGAAAAAGGACAATCTGTTCCGGAGTATGCCGGTATGGGAACAACCATCGTCAGTGCTGTCTTGCTGAATGAGTCTTATGTTTTGGCGAACATCGGCGATAGTCGCGCGTATTTAGTGCGGAATAAACAGCTGATTCAGCTGACCGAAGATCACTCGTTGGTAAATGAGCTGGTGAAGTCTGGAGAAATCACTCAAGAAATGGCTGCGAATCATCCACGTAAGAATGTACTGACTCGTTCTTTGGGAATGCCGAATACTGTGGAAGTTGATGTTGCCAGTCATTTAAGAGTTGATGATGATTATATTTTACTGTGTTCAGACGGGTTGACGAATATGGTTTCTGAAGAGGCCATTTTGGCTGTGCTTTTGTCTGATGATACGATTGAACAAAAGGTAGAGACGTTGATCTCTTTGGCAAATGAAGCAGGTGGCGTTGATAATATCACTGCATTGATTATACATTTTGATAAAGATGAGGAGGAGGACCGATGATAGAGATCGGCAGAAAATTAAATGGTCGCTATCAGATCCTTGGCAACATAGGCAGTGGGGGTATGGCCAATGTTTTCCTTGCACGTGATTTGATTTTGGATCGAGATGTAGCAGTTAAGGTACTGCGCTTTGACTTTCAAAATGATCAAGCTGCTATTCGACGTTTTCAAAGAGAAGCATTGGCAGCGTCTGAGCTAGTTCATCCGAATATTGTCAGTGTTTATGATGTTGGTGAAGAAGATGGATTGCAATATTTGGTTATGGAATACGTGAAAGGGATGGACCTAAAGCGTTATATCCAAACACATTATCCAATTATGTATGCAACGGTTGTTGATATCATGGAGCAAATTCTTTCAGCTGTAGCCTTGGCGCATGCGCATCGAATTATTCACCGTGACCTGAAGCCGCAAAATATATTAATTGATGAAAATGGTGTGGTAAAAATCACGGATTTCGGGATTGCTATTGCATTATCTGAAACATCGATTACTCAAACTAATACGATGTTGGGCTCTGTTCACTATCTTTCTCCGGAACAAGCGAGAGGAAGTATGGCAACCAACCAGTCGGATCTTTATGCAGTCGGAGTTATTCTGTATGAGATGCTGACAGGAAATGTGCCTTTTGACGGCGAGTCGGCCGTAACAATTGCGCTAAAACATTTTCAAGAAGAAATCCCGTCAGTACGTGCTTTCAATTCAAATATTCCTCAGTCTTTGGAGAATATCGTGTTGCACGCTACAGCAAAGGATCCGGCAGATCGTTACAAATCAGCAGAAGAAATGTCTGAGGATCTTTATACGGTCCTTTCGCCGGATCGTCTGAATGAGCCCAAATGGGAGCCAACTGCATTAATGGGAGAGACAAGAGTATTGACCCCATTGACCGAAGACACACCGATGCCTGAGGCGTTTGCAGAGATGGATGGACCGAAAGAAGAAGACCTGGCTACTGAAGAAGAGCCGGAAGAAACTAAGGATAAGAAACCGAAGAAGAAAAATCGAAAACGACTGATCTTTATCATTATTGGGTTGATCCTGGCTTTGATTATTGGTGTGGCACTTTACTTCGCCGGCTCTCCGAAAAAGGAAGTTGCTGTTCCAGATGTTCGTGGAAAAACGGAACAAGAAGCACGTCAGATGCTGCAAGATGCCAAGCTGGAAGTCGCGAAGGAAGTAAAAGAGCTTCCGGATGACGAAATCGAAGCAGGCAAGGTTTCTAAAACAGACCCGGAAGCACAAACTGATGTAAAAGAGGGGAAAACAATCGTTCTCTATATCAGTACAGGAAATAAAAAAATTAAAATCAATGATTATTCCGGTGATAGTTATAAAGATGCTATTGAGGAAATGAAGAAGCTCGGTTTTCCTGAAAGTAATATCAAAATCGAGAAAGAGCATAACTTAGAGGTCGCTGCGGATAAAATTATCAGTCAGACACCGGAGAGCGGTTCAGAGGTCGATCCTAAAAATGACCAGGTAACATTGACTGTCAGCATGGGGCCGGAAAATGTCACGTTGGATAATTATGTCGGCTATGGCTACGATAATGCTGTTGCAGCTCTTGTTGCATTGGGTGTCAATGAAGGAAATATCAAGTATGCTGAAGAGGCAAGTGACTCTGTTGCCACGGGTCTGGTTATTTCGCAAAATCCAGGTGCAGGTACTTCATTTGATCCAGTCAATGATACGATCACGCTGACTGTAAGCAAAGGCTCGGACAAAATCAGTATTGGTAATTACACAGGGTATAGCTATGATGAAGCAGTCAATGCTCTTGTTTCTGCCGGTATCAGTGAAAGCAATATCAGCAAGAAGGAACAGGAAAGTGACACAGTAGAGAAAGATGTTGTTATCTCTCAAAGTCCGGCGAATACTGCTGTAAGCCCTAATGATAAAGTTACGTTGACCGTGAGCAAGGGTGCAAATACGATTGAAGTTCCGAATGTGGCTGAAATGACTAGGCAGACGGCGAAATCAGAGCTAGAGAAAAAGGGCTTTGTGGTTGTGGAGCAAATAGAAACGTCAGACAAGACAAAAGATACTGTTATCCGAACCAATCCGACCGCAGGCACGAGATCGAAAAAAGGAGCAACTATTACAATTTACTATTCAAGTGGTCCTTCGGCAGAGCCACAAAATGATGCTGCTGTAGACGAGGATACAGCAAATCAATAACAATATAGGAGAGGGATAAAAAAGTTTTGATAAGAATAAATGCATATTGTTTTACAAAATGTACAAAATAATTTATAATTGTTTTATACTCTAAGAAACTTTTTTAACTCCTTGTCTGCCTCATTTCGTGAGGCAGACCTCTTTTTTATTTGCAGAGGAATAAATTTAGCGATAATCTGAAGGTTGTGATCTAGTGGGAACCTTGCATTTTACGCTATTTTCTTGTATATTCAGTGTGGTTAGGAGTGATAGATTGAACGGTCAAATTAGAAAAGCATTGAGCGGATTTTACTATGTATATGCAGAAGGGGAAACCTTTCAGACGAGAGCTCGAGGGAATTTTCGGAATCGCAAGATCACACCGCTAGTTGGTGATGAGGTGATTTTTGAAAGCGATAACCTGACGGATGGTTATCTGTTAGAAATACTTCCTAGAAAAAATGAGCTGGTTCGCCCAGCCGTAGCAAATGTTGATCTTGGTGTAATTGTGATGAGTGTAGTGGAACCGGCATTTTCGTATAATTTACTGGATCGTTTTCTGGTAACCTTAGAGCATAAACAAATTCGTCCAGTGATTTATTTGACGAAAGCGGATCTTTTAGAAAAGGATCAGCTCAAGCTGTTGGACGAAATCAAGGCAGTTTATCAGCCTTCTTATTCAGTGATTATTGGTGATCAAACAGCAGATGATAAGCGCTCTATTCGTGAATTGGAACAATACTTACCAGAACAATTGACAGTATTTATGGGGCAATCAGGAGCTGGGAAATCGACATTGTTGAATAGGATATCACCAGAGCTCCAATTAGCAACAGGAGAAATCTCGGAGGCGCTTGGGCGTGGGAAACATACGACGCGCCATGTTGAGTTGATCCCGCTTTATGAGGGACTGGTGGCCGATACACCAGGCTTCAGTTCTATTGAGTTTTTGGAAATGGAGGCAGTCGATCTACCAAAGCAGTTTCCAGAATTTGTAGAAGCGGCCCATTTATGTAAGTTCAGAGAATGTATGCACAGCAAAGAACCTGGCTGTGAAGTCAAGAAACGTGTAGAATCTGGTGAGATTGCTCAGGTGCGGTATAATAATTACCTCCAATTTTTAGCGGAAATCGAAGACCGTCGCCCTGTATATAAGAAAAAGAAATAACGGAGTTTATTAGTATGAAAACGAGAGGCAGCTTCGCTTGCTTTTTCGAACTATAAGGAGGAAGAATATATGAAAATTGCGCCATCGATTTTAAGTGCAGATTTTGCTAATTTAGCCAGAGATATCCAATTGGTAGAAAAATTGGGTGCAGACTATATCCATGTGGATGTGATGGATGGACAGTTTGTTCCAAATATTACCTTAGGCCCTAATATTGTTTCAGCGATTCGTCCAGTGACGAAGCTGCCGTTGGATGTTCATTTAATGATTCAACAGCCGGAGAACTTCATCGAAGCATTTGCGAAAGCGGGAGCAGACATCATCACAGTGCATCAGGAAGCAACACCGCATATTCATCGTGCCATGCAGATGATTAAAGCGGCTGGTGTAAAAGCAGGTGTGGTCATCAATCCGGGAACGCCGCTTTCAGCGATTGAAGAGGTACTGGATCTGGCAGATTTAGTATTGATCATGACCGTGAATCCAGGCTTCGGCGGCCAAAGCTTTATTGATAGTCAGTTAAGCAAGATTGCACAATTGAAGGCTTTGAGAGCAGAACATGGCTATAGCTATGAAATCGAAGTAGATGGTGGTATTGTTCCTGAAACAGCTGAAAAATGTAAAGAAGCCGGAGCCGATGTGTTTGTGGCAGGTTCTTATATTTACAATGCAGAAGATCCGAAAGAGCGGATCGATGCACTGAGAGCTGTGTTGGACAAGTGAATATTCTATTAGTCGCCGGTGGCTCCAAGAAGGATTGGCCTCAGATCGATTTTTCGGATTATGCTTTTTTTGTAGGTGTGGATCGAGGGGGACTGCTTCTTTTGAAGGAAGGTCAGTCATTAGATTTGGCGGTTGGCGATTTTGATTCTCTATCACAGGAAGAGCGTCTGCTGGTGGAAAAGAAAGCGAAGAGAAGCCAAACGTCTCAGGCTGAAAAAGATGATACAGATACACAGCTGGCACTTGAAGAAACACTAAAGCTTTTTCCAAAAGCTTCTATTACAATCGTCGGTGCAACAGGTGGGCGTCTGGATCACTTTTTAGCGAATCTATGGTTACCTATGGAGGCGCGGTTTCAACCTTTTATCAGACAGATTGTTTTGAAGGATGAACAGAACACCATCAGCTACTATTTACCGGGTGAGTACACAGTCAAA from Enterococcus sp. 9E7_DIV0242 includes these protein-coding regions:
- a CDS encoding glycosyltransferase family 8 protein, whose product is MNEEKITIVSCSNDAFVPHLTTLFVSILENTEEPMSRFSFYIIEDNINEKNKQLLIQSMNSYNAEVTFLSVDMSKFSHVVESDRIPRTAYFRIVAPELFRGKGIGTILYLDCDMVAVADIANLWALDLSDYLLAAVEDAGFHHRLEKMKLPVESALYFNSGFMLINVEAWLKKEITFRVLNFIENHPEKLRFHDQDALNAVLCEQWLQLHPRWNAQSYIMEGSKKHPLPEGEKEYEETRREPSIIHYSGHVKPWHAEFDSPTLKYYETYYGLTAFPAHKQFLVKAYDYPKMIRNKVE
- a CDS encoding FUSC family protein, whose protein sequence is MFGFKIGLRTIKTGISVFLCILISLLLRRETYVVSAITAVFTLREDMVNTLTFGKHRVAGNSIGALTSVLVIFLFELFGDSGIVQLIAVPLVIVAMITVLVRFRFQEGIVGATATLLTIVFMIPEDSSYVYALNRVVDSFIGMGVAIGVNYLLPSKMETILATVQQKLSGEDQQELD
- the gmk gene encoding guanylate kinase, with the protein product MADRGLLIVLSGPSGVGKGTVRKAIFESEEHDFQYSVSMTTRAKREGEIEGVDYYFRTREEFEAMIEAGEMLEYAEYVGNYYGTPLSYVNQTLDEGKDVFLEIEVQGAQQVKDKVPDGVFIFLTPPDLSELKSRIVNRGTDDMAVIDKRMQVAREEIEMMALYDYAVVNDEVPLAVDRIKKIITSEHFRVDRVIGKYIKMLKEM
- the rpoZ gene encoding DNA-directed RNA polymerase subunit omega, with the translated sequence MMLKPSIDSLLKEVPSKYSLVILASKRAHELEAGAQPMLEGFESVKSVGQALEEIDAALVINDPNPEEKRERLRMAKEEQRMIKDQEKKELEDRIREESKL
- the priA gene encoding primosomal protein N'; the protein is MKKVAQVIVDVPAMQTDQPFTYLIPSILTDQIAVGMRVEVPFGKSGRRVQGFITAIDQLDQQGLEAAEYEWKEIVSVLDLKPVLNEEMLALADYMKEKTFAFKITCLQTMLPSVMRAAYHKYIFLTDEIEEALQDELFSGLDEISWEEAEARDLLPQLMKLRAQHKVDIRYEVQTKNKVKVTRYIQPALAFERLEEEKEALRKGSKKKGELLHVLQVLGVEQQASVKEMKEKGFSTAVLNDAEKKGWLCYIEKETYRDPFANQHFEKTVPFALNDEQQTAVSSILHSMETRSPDTYLLEGITGSGKTEVYLQAIAEGLRQKKTAIMLVPEISLTPQMVQRFKSRFGDQVAVLHSGLSHGEKYDEWRKIERGEAQVVVGARSAIFAPLDNLGVIIIDEEHEASYKQEETPRYHSRDLAIWRGSYHGCPVVLGSATPSLESRARAQKKVYQHLLLTQRANSAASLPQIDVVDMREEVQRKNASTFSTTLQEKLIERMARKEQSVLLLNRRGYSSFVMCRDCGYVLPCPNCDISLTLHMDTKTMKCHYCGHEEGIPHRCPNCNSDKIRYYGTGTQKVEEELKTLFPESRVLRMDVDTTRRKGAHERILSAFENQEADILLGTQMIAKGLDFPNVTLVGVLNADTALNLPDFRSSERTFQLLTQVSGRAGRAEKPGEVVIQSFNPEHYAIQLAKGQQYEAFYQKEMQIRHRGDYPPFYFTVQITASHPEENVAAKQMFVIMKELQQGLSDQSILLGPTPNAIMRIKNRYYYQMIIKYKQEPQLQSLLKKILSDTQAATAKGLKVSIDAEPMNFI
- the def gene encoding peptide deformylase, producing the protein MRYPIVLYPDDKLTVKAKEVTLITDEIVRLLDDMYETMTAHDGIGIAAPQIGKNLQLAVVEIDEETGLFELINPEIIEKKGTDIDVEGCLSIPNKFGTVKRADEVTVRYFDREGEEIEVTAYGYLARAFQHEIDHLNGELFIDKMLEEIAPEDLDSYMEGKLND
- the fmt gene encoding methionyl-tRNA formyltransferase; translation: MTKIVFMGTPAFSVPVLDGLIEAGYDIQAVVTQPDRPVGRKRVLTAPPVKEAAVRHGLLVLQPEKISGSEGMEKVIALAPDLIVTAAFGQFLPERLLQAPKMGAVNVHASLLPKYRGGAPVHYAIINGEKEAGVTIMEMIKKMDAGGIFSQRSIPITTKDDVGTMFDKLSVVGKELLLDTLPAILSGELKPTPQDEDKVTFSPNISREQEQINWQKTAEQIDCQVRGMRPWPTAFTTYQGTNWKIWETEPIDEVTDAQPGTIIKRTKKELWIACGEGTVLSVKSLQPSGKGRLAVQEFLNGSGQAVQEADKVG